The Candidatus Aminicenantes bacterium genome includes a region encoding these proteins:
- the nuoF gene encoding NADH-quinone oxidoreductase subunit NuoF: protein MKKRLDVLICGGAACIASHSHDFKNRLIKVVKAHELEEEINIIETGCMGPCELGPVMVVYPDGAFYIRLKPEYAERIVEEHFLKGRPVEEWLWQVPEARKIVEEKRQIPFFEKQCKVVLKNCGRIDPENLNEYIGNDGYQALARGLTEMTPDAVIEAVTASGLRGRGGAGFPTGLKWKLARRAAGDIKYVVCNADEGDPGAFMDRAILEGDPHSVIEGMIIAGYAVGASQGFVYIRAEYPLAVRRLHRALEQAREAGLLGKDILESGFSFDLEIRTGAGAFVCGEETALMASVEGHRGMPRPKPPYPSEQGLWGKPTVINNVETLANLRHIVINGAEWFAAMGTAKSKGTKVFALSGNVNNTGLVEVPMGITLREIVYEVGGGIPGDKALKAVQTGGPSGGCIPAEHLDTPIDYESLAELGSIMGSGGLIVLDEDNCMVNMAKFFLEFCVEESCGQCVPCRVGLKQMHRILQWIAEGKGETKDLEQLEQMAETVKATSLCGLGQSAPNPVLSTLKYFRHEYEAHIQDKRCPALVCKDLTAYTVLADKCTGCTACARKCPVDAISGEIKQIHFIDQEICIHCGACYEACKFDAIQRR from the coding sequence ATGAAAAAGAGACTGGATGTACTGATTTGCGGGGGCGCTGCATGCATCGCGTCACACAGCCATGATTTCAAGAACCGGCTCATCAAGGTTGTCAAGGCTCATGAACTGGAAGAAGAGATAAACATCATTGAAACCGGTTGCATGGGACCCTGCGAACTGGGGCCCGTCATGGTGGTTTATCCGGATGGTGCCTTTTACATCCGCCTCAAGCCGGAATATGCCGAGCGCATTGTAGAGGAACATTTTCTCAAGGGTCGTCCGGTAGAGGAGTGGTTGTGGCAGGTTCCGGAAGCCCGTAAAATCGTGGAGGAAAAACGCCAGATCCCTTTTTTTGAGAAACAATGCAAAGTTGTTCTCAAGAACTGTGGCCGTATTGATCCGGAAAATCTCAACGAGTACATCGGCAATGACGGTTACCAGGCTTTGGCACGCGGCCTGACGGAGATGACCCCGGATGCGGTGATCGAAGCGGTGACCGCATCGGGACTGCGCGGGCGCGGCGGCGCGGGATTTCCCACAGGATTAAAGTGGAAGCTGGCCCGCCGGGCCGCCGGGGATATCAAGTACGTGGTCTGCAACGCGGATGAAGGCGATCCCGGCGCGTTCATGGACCGGGCCATCCTGGAAGGCGATCCGCACAGCGTGATCGAAGGCATGATAATTGCCGGATATGCCGTGGGCGCTTCCCAGGGGTTCGTGTATATCCGGGCTGAGTATCCTCTGGCGGTACGGCGTTTGCACCGCGCCTTGGAGCAGGCCCGCGAAGCCGGCCTGTTGGGTAAGGATATCCTGGAGAGCGGATTTTCCTTTGATCTGGAAATCCGCACCGGTGCCGGTGCTTTTGTGTGTGGGGAAGAAACGGCCCTGATGGCTTCCGTCGAAGGCCATCGGGGAATGCCCAGGCCCAAGCCGCCTTATCCTTCTGAACAGGGATTATGGGGTAAGCCCACTGTGATCAACAACGTGGAAACCCTGGCCAACTTGCGTCATATCGTTATCAATGGCGCTGAGTGGTTTGCCGCCATGGGAACGGCCAAGAGCAAGGGCACCAAGGTGTTCGCCCTTTCGGGCAACGTAAACAACACCGGCCTGGTGGAAGTCCCCATGGGCATCACCCTGCGCGAGATCGTCTATGAAGTGGGCGGTGGCATTCCCGGCGACAAAGCGCTCAAGGCCGTTCAGACCGGCGGTCCATCCGGGGGATGCATTCCCGCCGAACACCTCGATACTCCCATCGATTACGAATCCCTGGCGGAACTGGGATCGATCATGGGATCCGGCGGGTTGATCGTACTGGACGAAGACAACTGCATGGTGAACATGGCCAAGTTTTTTCTGGAATTCTGCGTGGAAGAATCCTGCGGCCAGTGTGTTCCGTGCCGGGTCGGTTTAAAGCAGATGCACCGGATCCTGCAGTGGATTGCTGAAGGAAAGGGTGAAACCAAAGATCTGGAGCAGTTGGAACAGATGGCTGAAACCGTCAAGGCCACGAGTTTGTGCGGATTGGGACAATCCGCCCCCAACCCCGTACTCTCTACCCTGAAGTACTTCCGCCATGAATACGAGGCCCACATCCAGGACAAACGTTGTCCCGCTCTGGTGTGCAAGGATCTGACTGCCTACACGGTCCTGGCGGACAAGTGTACGGGATGTACCGCCTGCGCGCGCAAGTGTCCGGTCGACGCCATCAGTGGAGAAATCAAACAAATCCATTTCATTGATCAGGAGATCTGCATCCATTGCGGTGCCTGTTACGAGGCATGCAAGTTTGACGCGATTCAACGTCGGTAA
- the nuoF gene encoding NADH-quinone oxidoreductase subunit NuoF, with protein sequence MSIYRAHIMLPVDEGTIQAGVFEIKRELQALLQKENLDREIKILEAGTIGVIGKGVQLVVYPDNVTYFNVTPESLKEIVAEHIVKGRVAKKLEHSVAEKKLEPEGQKSIGLTRAQQRIVLNKCWKIDPESIDDALASGGYRGIEKIFSRNITPDQVIQEITDSGLRGRGGAGFPTGLKWTFTRKAEGTEKFMICNADEGEPGTFKDRLIMEGDPHKLIEGMMIAGYAIGAGKGFIYIRGEYQLSIDRIQKAIEQARAYNLLGERILDTDFSFDLEIKKGAGAYVCGEETSLIDSLEGKRGYPRIKPPFPANRGLWQKPTCVNNVETLANVPEIIYEGAEWFRKFGTEKSTGTKVFTILGHVEFPGLIETEMGTPLREIIFSYGGGIKGGKRFKAALVGGAAGVFLSDKLLDVPMDFESLKENAAVLGSGAILVMNEDADMVDMLSSVLQFFAHESCGQCAPCRVGTSQLYGLISRIQSGEGREEDIDQMVTISEALFQTSLCPLGQSLIMPVKSAVENFRQDFLNRINHSDN encoded by the coding sequence GTGAGTATCTACAGGGCTCATATTATGCTCCCCGTTGACGAGGGGACGATCCAGGCAGGCGTTTTTGAAATCAAGCGGGAACTGCAGGCGTTGTTGCAAAAAGAAAACCTGGATCGGGAAATAAAAATTCTCGAGGCCGGCACCATCGGCGTGATCGGCAAAGGCGTGCAGTTGGTGGTATATCCGGACAACGTGACCTATTTCAATGTCACCCCCGAAAGCCTGAAAGAGATCGTTGCTGAACATATCGTGAAAGGCCGGGTGGCCAAGAAGCTGGAACATTCGGTCGCGGAAAAGAAGCTCGAACCGGAAGGTCAAAAATCGATCGGGCTGACCCGGGCACAACAACGCATCGTGCTGAACAAGTGCTGGAAAATCGATCCCGAAAGTATCGACGATGCGCTGGCATCCGGAGGGTACCGCGGCATAGAGAAGATTTTCAGCCGGAACATCACTCCCGATCAGGTCATTCAAGAAATAACCGATTCCGGCTTGCGCGGCCGTGGCGGTGCTGGATTCCCGACCGGCCTGAAATGGACGTTTACCCGCAAAGCCGAGGGAACGGAAAAGTTCATGATCTGCAACGCGGATGAAGGAGAACCGGGAACTTTCAAAGATCGACTGATCATGGAAGGTGATCCGCATAAATTGATTGAGGGTATGATGATCGCGGGATATGCGATCGGTGCCGGCAAGGGATTCATCTATATCCGGGGAGAATACCAGCTCTCCATTGACCGCATCCAGAAGGCCATAGAACAGGCCCGCGCATACAACCTGCTTGGTGAACGGATTCTGGATACTGATTTCTCTTTTGACCTCGAGATCAAGAAAGGCGCCGGGGCGTATGTGTGCGGCGAGGAAACATCGTTGATCGATTCGCTGGAAGGGAAAAGGGGATATCCGAGGATCAAGCCGCCTTTCCCGGCCAATAGAGGGTTGTGGCAGAAACCCACCTGTGTCAATAACGTGGAAACATTGGCCAATGTGCCGGAAATCATTTACGAAGGAGCCGAATGGTTCCGCAAGTTCGGTACGGAAAAATCAACCGGGACCAAGGTGTTTACCATCCTGGGCCACGTGGAGTTCCCCGGCCTGATCGAGACTGAAATGGGAACACCGTTGCGGGAGATTATCTTTTCCTACGGTGGCGGCATAAAAGGCGGGAAGCGGTTCAAGGCGGCACTGGTCGGCGGCGCGGCAGGGGTGTTTCTTTCCGACAAGCTGCTGGACGTGCCCATGGATTTCGAGAGCCTGAAAGAGAATGCCGCCGTGCTGGGTTCCGGGGCCATTTTGGTGATGAACGAGGATGCCGATATGGTGGACATGCTGTCATCCGTTCTCCAGTTTTTCGCACATGAATCCTGCGGACAATGTGCGCCCTGCCGGGTTGGAACCAGTCAATTGTACGGCTTGATATCCCGCATCCAGAGCGGAGAGGGACGGGAAGAGGACATCGACCAGATGGTGACTATTTCGGAAGCGCTGT
- a CDS encoding NAD(P)H-dependent oxidoreductase subunit E: MMTKRDVMERYPKSGDNLISILHDLQDNNEWNYLSGEDLAAAADYLQLPHSFVHGVATFYTMFSLEPRGKHVIRVCQSPPCHLMGAGTISSELEKILGVGFGETTPDRLFTLEMTSCLGVCGVAPAVMINDQVYGNLNAERLAEIIDAKRREK, from the coding sequence ATGATGACGAAAAGAGACGTAATGGAGAGGTATCCCAAGTCGGGGGACAACCTCATCAGCATCCTGCACGACCTGCAGGACAACAATGAGTGGAATTACTTGTCCGGGGAGGATCTGGCGGCCGCGGCTGATTATCTGCAACTTCCGCACAGTTTTGTTCATGGCGTCGCGACTTTCTACACCATGTTCAGCCTGGAACCCCGGGGAAAACACGTGATCCGGGTGTGCCAGTCTCCGCCCTGTCATTTGATGGGTGCGGGCACGATTTCATCTGAACTCGAAAAAATCCTGGGAGTCGGATTCGGTGAGACTACACCGGATCGCCTTTTTACCCTGGAGATGACTTCCTGTCTGGGTGTATGCGGCGTGGCTCCGGCCGTTATGATCAACGACCAGGTATATGGAAACCTGAACGCTGAACGGCTCGCGGAAATAATCGATGCCAAAAGGAGGGAGAAGTGA
- a CDS encoding (2Fe-2S) ferredoxin domain-containing protein: MKLEDLKKIREKHQKDMLLRDGDARVRVVVGMGTSGIAAGARETLRAFLEEIEKRNITGVIVTQAGERGLSSHEPIVTVSEKDKPGIVYGNVTAEVARKIVAEHIVNGSPLSDYVLEVTE, encoded by the coding sequence ATGAAGCTTGAAGATCTGAAAAAGATACGGGAGAAGCATCAGAAGGATATGCTTCTTCGTGATGGGGACGCCCGTGTCCGCGTGGTAGTGGGAATGGGCACTTCCGGCATCGCCGCCGGCGCCAGGGAGACGCTCCGGGCGTTCCTCGAGGAGATCGAGAAACGCAACATCACAGGTGTCATTGTCACCCAGGCGGGTGAGCGGGGTCTCAGTTCTCACGAACCCATCGTCACGGTATCTGAGAAGGACAAACCCGGTATCGTGTACGGAAATGTCACTGCTGAAGTGGCCCGTAAGATCGTGGCAGAGCATATTGTGAATGGGAGTCCCTTGTCTGATTACGTTCTCGAAGTTACGGAATGA
- a CDS encoding NAD(P)H-dependent oxidoreductase subunit E, with protein sequence MLQTRAHTPENPQFRQLREFIHSHRNIPGPLILVLQRAQELFGYLPSEVQGFVAKEMNLPQSEIFSVVTFYNFFRTQPIGDHIINVCLGTACHVKGAQSLLDALADELKIPVGGTTKDGIFTLSTARCFGACGLAPAMMIDEEVFGKLNPDKGRKVIREFRKNSKK encoded by the coding sequence ATGCTTCAGACTCGAGCACACACCCCGGAGAATCCGCAATTCCGGCAGCTCCGGGAGTTTATCCATTCCCACCGCAATATCCCCGGCCCGCTGATACTGGTGCTGCAAAGAGCCCAGGAACTTTTTGGTTATCTGCCCAGCGAAGTTCAGGGGTTCGTGGCCAAAGAAATGAATCTGCCCCAATCCGAAATATTCAGTGTGGTGACATTTTATAATTTCTTCCGCACCCAGCCCATCGGTGACCACATCATAAATGTTTGCCTGGGTACGGCCTGCCACGTAAAAGGGGCTCAGAGTTTGCTCGATGCCCTGGCAGATGAATTAAAGATACCCGTGGGTGGAACCACGAAAGACGGCATTTTCACCTTGTCGACAGCTCGTTGTTTCGGTGCCTGTGGTCTGGCCCCTGCCATGATGATCGATGAGGAAGTGTTCGGGAAACTGAATCCCGACAAGGGCCGCAAAGTGATCCGCGAATTCCGCAAAAACTCTAAGAAATAG